Proteins encoded within one genomic window of Setaria italica strain Yugu1 chromosome IV, Setaria_italica_v2.0, whole genome shotgun sequence:
- the LOC101760128 gene encoding probable galacturonosyltransferase 9: MAGGRAFRPSAPRRAAFAALLTLLLLAALSFLLSSGPASSARSSAPPSARLAAVRRHAADHAAVLAAYAAHARKLKEASAAQSLSFSSLSSDLSALSARLAAHLSSSSLPEDALRPLEKEARERIKFARALAADAKEGFDTQSKIQKLSDTVFAVGEHLARARRTGRMSSRIAAGSTPKSLHCLAMRLLEARLANPSAFADEPEASPEFDDPALYHYAVFSDNVLAVSVVVASAARAAADPSRHVFHVVTAPMYLPAFRVWFLRRPPPLGVHVQLLDYSDFLFLNTTNSPVIRQIEGGNRDVVLLDYLRFYLPDMFPGLRRVVLLEDDVVVQKDLAALWHVDLDGKVNGAVEMCFGGFRRYRKYLNFTQPIVRDRFNPGACAWAYGVNVFDLEAWRRDGCTELFHQYMEMNEDGELWDPTSVLTAGLMSFYGNTKALDKSWHVMGLGYNPSISPEAIRSAAVIHFDGNMKPWLDVALNQYKALWTKHVDTEMEFLTLCNFGL, translated from the exons atggccggcggccgcgcgttccggccgtccgcgccgcgccgcgcggcgttCGCGGCGCTTCTcacgctgctcctcctcgcggccctctccttcctcctctcctccgggCCGGCCTCCTCGGCCCGCTCCTCGGCCCCGCCGTCCGCGCGCCttgccgccgtccgccgccacgcGGCCGACCACGCGGCGGTCCTGGCCGCCTACGCCGCGCACGCGCGGAAGCTCAAGGAGGCGTCAGCGGCGCAGTCGCTGTCGTTCTCGTCCCTCTCCTCCGACCTCTCCGCGCTCtccgcccgcctcgccgcccacctctcctcctcctccctccccgagGACGCGCTCAGGCCCCTCGAGAAGGAGGCCCGCGAGCGCATCAAGTTCgcgcgcgccctcgccgccgacgccaagGAGGGGTTCGACACCCAGTCCAAGATCCAGAAGCTCTCCGACACCGTCTTCGCCGTCGGCGAGcacctcgcgcgcgcgcgccgcacgGGCCGCATGTCCTCCCGCATTGCCGCGGGCTCCACCCCCAAGTCGCTCCACTGCCTCGCCATGCGCCTCCTCGAGGCCCGTCTCGCCAACCCGTCCGCTTTCGCCGACGAACCCGAGGCGTCCCCCGAGTTCGACGACCCCGCGCTGTACCACTACGCCGTCTTCTCCGACAATGTGCTCGCCGTCTCCGTCGTGGTGGCCTCTGCCGCGCGTGCCGCGGCCGACCCCTCGCGCCACGTCTTCCACGTGGTCACGGCGCCCATGTACCTGCCTGCATTCCGCGTTTGGTTtttgcgccgcccgccgccgctcggcgtgCACGTCCAGCTCCTTGACTACTCCGACTTCCTGTTCCTCAACACCACCAACTCGCCAGTGATTAGGCAGATCGAGGGCGGCAACAGGGATGTCGTGTTGCTGGATTACCTGAGGTTCTACCTCCCAGATATGTTCCCTGGGCTGCGAAGGGTAGTGCTTTTGGAGGACGATGTGGTGGTGCAGAAGGATTTGGCGGCACTTTGGCATGTTGACTTGGATGGAAAGGTGAATGGTGCCGTTGAGATGTGCTTTGGGGGTTTCAGGAGGTATAGAAAGTACCTCAACTTCACCCAACCCATTGTGCGGGATCGGTTCAATCCCGGTGCCTGTGCATGGGCATACGGGGTAAATGTGTTTGATCTTGAGGCATGGCGGCGGGATGGCTGCACAGAATTGTTCCATCAGTACATGGAAATG AATGAGGATGGCGAGCTATGGGATCCAACATCTGTTCTAACAGCCGGACTGATGTCATTCTATGGCAATACCAAGGCATTGGACAAGTCATGGCATGTAATGGGTCTTGGCTATAATCCAAGCATCAGCCCTGAGGCAATCCGAAGTGCTGCAGTGATACACTTCGATGGGAACATGAAGCCCTGGCTTGATGTCGCTTTGAACCAATACAAGGCCCTGTGGACAAAGCATGTCGACACTGAAATGGAATTCCTAACCCTATGTAACTTTGGTCTTTGA
- the LOC101760539 gene encoding vegetative cell wall protein gp1-like yields the protein MEGDGPLPTAPPSPTTYPIPALAAPSAPKRKAQRRLGLPPPPSTDGSGTSVAGGEEGSGVKPTRKRPPRDPSLATAARKSRTAAAGRPPLQVSPAPPELASPAYSTQANASPAPSAASPIAPTATMPVAQEVLGEMPPNVDDESFLNMMDGQTFGNTACYVDANLFDAIDDEIGSDADGELTKKKGSRGVNFSIA from the exons ATGGAAGGGGACGGGCCCCTTCCCACGGCTCCTCCGTCGCCCACCACCTACCCTATCCCGGCGCTGGCCGCCCCCTCTGCCCCCAAGCGGAAGGCGCAGCGGCGCCTCGGGCTTCCGCCGCCTCCATCGACGGACGGCTCCGGCACGTCcgtggccggcggggaggaaggGTCCGGGGTCAAGCCGACGAGGAAGAGGCCGCCCCGCGACCCCTCTTTGGCCACAGCCGCGCGTAAGTCGCggactgccgccgccggtcgacCTCCGCTCCAAGTTTCGCCGGCGCCTCCTGAACTTGCTTCCCCGGCCTATTCAACTCAAGCCAACGCCTCCCCGGCTCCAAGCGCCGCCTCCCCAATTGCTCCAACAGCCACCATGCCCGTTGCACAGGAGGTGCTCGGTGAAATGCCTCCAAA TGTGGATGATGAGTCTTTTCTCAACATGATGGATGGGCAAACCTTTGGAAACACTGCTTGTTATGTGGATGCAAACCTATTTGATGCAATTGATGATGAAATTGGCTCGGATGCTGATGGTGAATTGACCAAAAAGAAGGGTTCGAGGGGAGTCAATTTCAGCATTGCCTAG
- the LOC101759312 gene encoding sphinganine C4-monooxygenase 1, whose protein sequence is MAFAVSDEILGTFVPIAVYWLYSGLYVVLDGLGMDDYRLHPKGEEVRNIVSKWTVVRGVLVQQAFQIAVSLLLFTVLGDESGTVRKQPSALVIALQFIIAMFVMDTWQYFMHRYMHINKFLYKHVHSKHHTLVVPYAFGALYNHPLEGLILDTIGGALSFLISGMTPRTGIFFFSFATIKTVDDHCGLWLPGNILHLFFSNNSAYHDIHHQLYGNKYNFSQPFFVMWDKILGTYMPYTLETRKGGGYEARPVKLNQAQQTSKTD, encoded by the exons ATGGCATTCGCGGTCTCCGACGAGATTCTGGGCACATTCGTGCCGATTGCGGTGTACTGGCTCTACTCGGGGCTGTACGTTGTGCTTGACGGGCTGGGCATGGACGACTACCGGCTCCACCCCAAGGGGGAGGAGGTCAGGAACATTGTTTCCAAGTGGACAGTCGTCAGGGGCGTCCTCGTCCAGCAGGCGTTCCAAATCGCCGTCTCACTGCTCCTCTTCACG GTTCTTGGTGATGAGAGTGGAACTGTGAGGAAGCAACCTTCCGCTCTGGTAATAGCTTTGCAATTTATCATCGCAATGTTCGTCATGGACACATGGCAATACTTCATGCACAGATACATGCACATTAACAAATTCCTGTACAAGCACGTCCACTCCAAGCATCACACTCTTGTTGTCCCTTACGCCTTTGGAGCTCTCTACAACCACCCGCTGGAGGGACTCATCCTGGACACCATCGGGGGTGCGCTCTCGTTCCTCATCTCCGGTATGACCCCAAGGACAGGCatattcttcttctccttcgcgACCATCAAGACCGTCGATGACCACTGCGGGCTCTGGCTACCCGGGAACATcctccatctcttcttcagcaaCAACAGCGCTTACCATGATATCCACCACCAGCTCTATGGCAACAAGTACAACTTCTCGCAGCCCTTCTTCGTCATGTGGGACAAGATCCTCGGAACATACATGCCTTACACTCTCGAGACCCGCAAGGGAGGCGGGTACGAGGCGCGCCCGGTCAAGCTCAACCAAGCACAGCAGACCAGCAAGACTGATTAA
- the LOC101759720 gene encoding uncharacterized protein LOC101759720 — MVKKPNGVAKATAASAGAAAGPSKANPSTPGSAKTSKFKKRRVRANHDKAAAAAAAVDEAASVGAGTAGGDASASAVLPQPSHVAEASPGAQMPKSATVAEASPVAQTPKPASDAEGSEPAPAPATAEASASGAKLKPKPADADAVAASAASKGKGVGADNRGGDGRMKSRRERARNGKGKEVDEDGGSKGKGRKAVGKKEERGDIAGFIFMCNAKTKQECYKNLLFGLPSGKIGMVKKIRPGARLFLYDFDLKLLYGVYKAASHGGLNLVPEAFDGKFPAQVKFKIDKDCLPLTESSIKQAIKENYSARSKFDPELTARQVHRLLALFKPANAPQPAPNNHREGRRHREERRHREERRQPYHFEERWPSLPIEEVCQPRFDEERRPAVIRVPLEDPYRAPRFAPLPVESELGHSLARGDHNRYYQPALAPEPRHIPLTLEHHHVPSVPELRHVPAAYYHTLAPSSDSYYRSAENLAPERYADRTVAEITTRDTIIPRDYTRVPGEISSRTDRLEDLYHTRSIAARGAHVEELYPPGEFAARADRVGITTRADHLEDLYRSDRLATRAVDPLPRSTYYTAAYETHPAYAETSARPVSARANGPGVPVSSLYSFGGGPAYR, encoded by the exons ATGGTGAAGAAGCCCAACGGCGTTGCCAAGGCCACTGCGGCCtctgccggcgcggcggccggaccATCCAAGGCGAATCCGTCTACCCCTGGGTCGGCCAAGACCTCGAAGTTTAAGAAGCGGAGGGTCAGGGCCAACCACGACAAggcagcggccgccgctgcagccgtTGACGAGGCCGCCTCGGTGGGCGCAGGCACTGCTGGTGGCGATGCATCTGCATCCGCGGTCTTACCGCAGCCATCCCATGTTGCTGAGGCATCACCTGGGGCCCAAATGCCAAAGTCAGCCACTGTTGCTGAGGCATCACCTGTGGCACAGACGCCTAAGCCAGCCAGTGATGCTGAAGGATCTGAGCCTGCACCAGCGCCAGCCACTGCTGAAGCATCAGCTTCGGGGGCAAAGCTGAAGCCAAAACCAGCTGACGCTGATGCTGTGGCTGCGTCTGCCGCAAGCAAGGGCAAGGGCGTGGGTGCTGATAATAGAGGTGGTGATGGCAGGATGAAGAGCAGAAGAGAGAGGGCTAGGAATGGCAAGGGgaaggaggttgatgaagatGGAGGAAGTAAGGGAAAGGGGAGGAAGGCTGTGggcaagaaggaagaaaggggtGATATAGCAGGGTTCATATTCATGTGCAATGCGAAGACTAAGCAGGAGTGCTACAAGAACCTCTTGTTCGGGCTACCCAGTGGGAAGATTGGAATGGTCAAGAAAATCAGGCCAGGGGCAAGGCTATTCCTGTATGATTTTGACTTGAAGCTTCTGTATGGTGTGTACAAGGCAGCATCACATGGTGGGCTGAACCTTGTTCCAGAAGCCTTTGATGGGAAGTTCCCAGCACAG GTTAAGTTTAAGATTGATAAAGATTGCCTTCCTCTCACTGAGAGTAGTATCAAGCAAGCTATTAAGGAGAATTACAGTGCAAGGAGCAAATTTGACCCGGAGCTCACTGCAAGACAA GTCCATAGGCTACTTGCGCTGTTTAAGCCTGCCAATGCACCTCAGCCTGCACCAAATAATCACCGTGAAGGAAGGCGCCACCGTGAAGAAAGGCGCCACCGTGAAGAACGAAGGCAACCATATCATTTTGAAGAAAGGTGGCCTTCATTGCCTATTGAAGAAGTGTGTCAGCCAAGGTTTGATGAGGAAAGGCGCCCTGCAGTTATACGTGTTCCTCTTGAGGATCCATATAGGGCACCACGCTTTGCTCCACTTCCTGTGGAGTCTGAGCTTGGCCATTCTTTGGCTAGGGGTGATCACAACAGATATTATCAACCAGCACTTGCACCTGAGCCTCGACACATTCCTCTAACTCTAGAGCATCACCATGTGCCTTCTGTGCCAGAGCTTCGACATGTCCCAGCTGCATATTACCATACTTTGGCTCCATCCAGTGATTCATACTATCGATCTGCAGAGAATCTGGCACCTGAGCG ATATGCTGACAGAACTGTAGCTGAAATAACCACTAGGGATACAATCATTCCTAGGGATTACACAAGAGTGCCAGGTGAGATATCTTCCCGCACAGATCGCTTGGAGGATCTCTATCATACTAGGAGCATTGCTGCTCGTGGTGCACATGTGGAGGAGCTGTACCCTCCAGGGGAGTTTGCTGCTCGTGCTGACCGTGTGGGGATCACCACTCGAGCTGATCATCTGGAGGACCTCTACCGTTCTGACCGACTTGCTACCCGGGCTGTGGACCCCCTGCCCCGTTCAACCTATTATACAGCTGCTTACGAGACTCACCCTGCTTATGCTGAAACAAGCGCAAGGCCTGTCTCTGCAAGGGCTAATGGACCCGGTGTCCCAGTTTCATCACTCTATTCCTTTGGTGGTGGGCCAGCGTACCGCTGA